A window of Haliscomenobacter hydrossis DSM 1100 contains these coding sequences:
- a CDS encoding ATP-dependent Clp protease ATP-binding subunit, with protein sequence MTYDNFTIKAQESILKSQQIAAGLDQQQVDTVHLIKGILETDESVAGFLLGKSEVNLDMLRRKLDEAILKYPKVQGSDKQFLTTDANKSLSRAKVLLKEFGDQYISVELMLLGIVQGDDSGAKLLKELGANEQLLKGAINELRKGRKVTDQNSEDSYNALAKYAINLNERAESGKLDPIVGRDDEIRRVLHILSRRKKNNPILIGEAGVGKTAIVEGLAWRIVKGDVPESLQSKKIFVLDIAALIAGAKYKGEFEERLKGVIQEVTESNDTIILFVDEIHTLIGAGGGNGAMDAANILKPALARGELRTIGATTLDEYQKYFEKDKALVRRFQEVLIDEPSVEDTISILRGLQERYEVYHKIEIMDEALVAAAELSSRYISDRQLPDKAIDLIDEAAARLRLELDSLPEEIDEWDRKVRQLEIEREAVKREKNKKQQDLIEENIANAKQKRDSLMAAWKGEKELVDTVQGVKKKMEELEIQAERAERASDYEMVAKIRYGELEDQKQILKVAEEKLAALPEDSRFTNDKVTANDIAYIVSRWTGIPIDKMTQSEKDKLLSLEKEIGQRLIGQDEAVKAVSDAIRRSRAGLQDADRPIGSFIFLGPTGVGKTELAKTIAEVLFDDEKAMTRIDMSEYQEKHTVSRLVGAPPGYVGYDEGGQLTEAVRRRPYSIILLDEIEKAHPDTFNILLQVLDDGRLTDNKGRVANFKNTIIIMTSNMGSDLIMENFDDLEEMGEKHRTEIIATTKEEVFNLLKENLRPEFLNRIDEQILFLPLNKSEIKQILDLLLKKTQKMLAKQGIILKVSDPAKDLLADMGYDPQFGARPMKRVLQKDVINELSKLVLSGEVALGDTIYVHTDKKGLTFSKEPYEGAINLPPDPVDDGDDDEKEVEKPVEEKA encoded by the coding sequence ATGACCTACGACAATTTCACCATAAAAGCGCAGGAATCCATCCTGAAGTCCCAGCAAATTGCGGCGGGATTGGACCAGCAGCAGGTGGACACCGTCCATTTGATCAAAGGAATTTTAGAAACCGATGAGAGTGTGGCCGGTTTTTTACTCGGTAAATCCGAAGTAAACCTCGATATGCTGCGCCGCAAGTTGGACGAAGCCATCCTCAAGTACCCCAAAGTACAAGGCTCCGACAAGCAGTTTTTGACCACCGACGCCAACAAATCCTTGAGTAGAGCCAAAGTTTTGCTCAAAGAATTTGGTGACCAATACATTTCTGTCGAGCTGATGCTCCTGGGCATTGTGCAAGGGGATGACTCTGGTGCCAAACTACTCAAAGAACTGGGTGCCAACGAGCAATTGCTCAAAGGGGCCATCAACGAACTGCGCAAGGGTCGCAAAGTGACCGATCAAAACTCGGAAGACAGCTACAATGCCCTGGCCAAATACGCGATCAACCTCAACGAACGCGCCGAAAGTGGCAAGTTAGACCCCATTGTAGGCCGCGATGACGAAATCCGCCGGGTACTGCACATCCTTTCGCGCCGCAAAAAAAACAACCCGATCCTGATTGGCGAAGCCGGTGTGGGTAAAACCGCCATCGTAGAAGGTCTGGCCTGGCGCATTGTCAAAGGGGACGTGCCCGAAAGCCTGCAAAGCAAAAAAATCTTTGTACTCGACATCGCTGCGCTGATCGCTGGTGCCAAGTACAAAGGGGAATTCGAAGAGCGCCTCAAAGGGGTAATTCAGGAAGTAACCGAATCCAACGATACCATCATTCTCTTTGTAGACGAAATCCACACCTTGATTGGTGCGGGTGGAGGCAATGGGGCGATGGATGCAGCCAATATCCTCAAGCCCGCCCTGGCGCGTGGCGAATTGCGCACCATTGGCGCGACTACTTTGGACGAATACCAAAAATACTTCGAAAAAGACAAGGCCCTGGTGCGTCGCTTCCAGGAGGTACTGATCGACGAACCGAGTGTGGAAGACACCATCTCCATCTTGCGCGGTTTGCAGGAACGTTATGAGGTGTACCACAAGATCGAGATCATGGACGAGGCGCTGGTCGCAGCAGCAGAATTGAGTAGCCGCTATATCTCGGATCGCCAATTGCCCGATAAGGCCATCGACCTCATCGACGAGGCTGCGGCCCGCTTGCGCCTGGAACTGGACTCCCTGCCTGAAGAAATTGACGAGTGGGACCGCAAGGTACGCCAACTCGAAATCGAGCGCGAAGCCGTCAAACGGGAGAAAAACAAAAAACAACAAGACCTCATTGAGGAAAACATCGCCAACGCCAAACAAAAGCGCGACTCGCTGATGGCCGCCTGGAAAGGAGAGAAAGAGTTGGTGGATACCGTCCAGGGCGTTAAGAAAAAAATGGAGGAACTGGAAATCCAGGCCGAACGCGCCGAACGCGCCAGTGACTACGAAATGGTGGCCAAAATTCGCTACGGTGAACTGGAAGACCAAAAACAGATCCTCAAGGTAGCGGAAGAAAAACTTGCCGCCTTACCCGAAGACAGCCGCTTCACCAATGATAAAGTAACCGCCAACGACATTGCTTACATCGTGAGCCGCTGGACGGGGATTCCGATAGACAAAATGACCCAGAGCGAAAAGGACAAACTCCTGAGCCTAGAAAAAGAAATTGGTCAGCGCCTGATTGGTCAGGACGAAGCAGTAAAAGCCGTGTCCGACGCTATTCGCCGCAGCCGGGCGGGTTTGCAAGACGCCGATCGTCCGATTGGTTCTTTCATCTTCCTGGGCCCAACCGGGGTGGGTAAAACCGAATTGGCCAAAACCATTGCCGAAGTCCTCTTCGACGATGAAAAGGCCATGACCCGCATCGACATGAGTGAATACCAGGAGAAACACACCGTTTCGCGTCTGGTGGGTGCACCTCCGGGATACGTGGGTTACGACGAAGGGGGGCAGTTGACCGAGGCTGTGCGCCGCAGACCATATAGCATCATCCTGCTGGACGAGATCGAAAAAGCACACCCGGATACCTTCAACATCCTGCTGCAAGTGCTGGACGATGGCCGCCTGACTGACAACAAAGGCCGGGTTGCCAACTTCAAAAATACCATCATCATCATGACCTCCAACATGGGATCTGACCTGATCATGGAGAATTTTGATGACCTGGAGGAAATGGGTGAAAAACACCGCACCGAAATTATTGCCACCACCAAGGAAGAGGTATTTAACCTGCTGAAAGAAAACCTGCGGCCAGAATTCCTGAACCGCATCGATGAGCAGATCCTTTTCTTGCCGTTGAACAAATCGGAGATCAAACAAATCCTGGACCTTTTGCTGAAAAAGACCCAGAAAATGCTGGCCAAGCAGGGCATCATCCTCAAGGTGAGCGACCCCGCCAAAGACCTCCTGGCCGACATGGGCTACGATCCGCAGTTTGGCGCACGCCCCATGAAGCGGGTGCTGCAAAAGGACGTGATCAACGAGTTGTCCAAACTGGTACTGAGTGGCGAGGTTGCGCTGGGCGATACGATCTATGTGCATACGGATAAGAAGGGCTTAACCTTCAGTAAGGAGCCATATGAAGGCGCCATCAATTTGCCGCCTGATCCGGTAGATGATGGGGATGATGATGAAAAAGAAGTAGAAAAGCCTGTGGAAGAGAAGGCGTAA
- a CDS encoding trypsin-like peptidase domain-containing protein, with amino-acid sequence MADINIHAYSLFSIPISLRNSGSDKVIAVGTGFFYSKNEKLYFITNWHNVTGINPITKEPLSSHGSQPHQIMMPVLVKDEFIDWDYVEFDLYKDESNCEPDWMVHPIHGEKIDVVVIEFDSVLDNRIIPVNECKWDLDYPLEISDDIFVLGYPKGLSVAGHLPIWKKASVASEPQVHYNGLPCFLIDTASREGMSGAPVIYKRTGVHFKKQAGKVDVKSTIFGVLWNFVGIYSGRIHGTTELDAQLGIVWKKEVIDEIIEGNTYDVLSSQFKKY; translated from the coding sequence TTGGCCGACATTAATATTCATGCATATTCATTGTTTTCTATTCCAATATCTTTGCGTAATAGTGGTTCAGATAAAGTAATCGCTGTAGGTACTGGGTTTTTCTACTCAAAAAATGAAAAACTGTATTTCATTACTAATTGGCATAATGTAACAGGTATTAACCCGATTACAAAAGAACCTTTATCAAGTCATGGCTCTCAACCTCATCAAATTATGATGCCAGTACTTGTAAAAGATGAATTCATTGACTGGGATTATGTAGAATTCGATCTATATAAAGATGAATCTAATTGCGAACCTGACTGGATGGTACACCCTATACATGGAGAAAAAATTGATGTTGTTGTGATAGAGTTTGATTCTGTACTTGATAACCGGATTATTCCTGTAAATGAATGTAAGTGGGATTTAGATTACCCATTAGAAATAAGCGATGATATTTTTGTACTTGGCTATCCCAAAGGATTATCAGTTGCTGGGCATTTACCGATTTGGAAAAAAGCTAGCGTGGCTTCCGAGCCGCAAGTACATTATAATGGCCTACCTTGTTTTTTGATTGATACTGCCTCACGTGAGGGTATGTCTGGAGCACCCGTGATCTACAAAAGAACAGGAGTTCACTTTAAAAAACAAGCAGGAAAGGTTGATGTTAAAAGTACAATATTCGGCGTTCTTTGGAATTTCGTTGGGATATATTCAGGGAGAATTCACGGCACTACAGAGTTGGATGCTCAATTAGGGATAGTTTGGAAAAAAGAAGTGATTGACGAAATAATCGAAGGCAATACCTATGATGTGTTAAGTTCTCAGTTTAAAAAATATTAG
- a CDS encoding DUF3800 domain-containing protein, with translation MYLMYIDESGDTGINNSPTQYFVLSAIVIHEEKWLEVLDDLILFRKYLKQRFGLGMNEEIHAADWLNKDPKLKANIVKNDRLDILKKCLNWLNQRNDISIYSVRCDKHANQSKDIFEYTWKVFIQRFENTLSHKNFPGGNATDKGVLIPDDTHGQKLTALLRQMRRFNPVPNMRGYGGGMRNIRLRAVIEDPIMRDSSESYFHQMSDIVAFFARMSYEPNRYVRKKGARTFYNFLGNVVNQKVTLKQTNNWIVEI, from the coding sequence ATGTATCTGATGTATATCGATGAAAGCGGCGACACAGGCATAAATAACTCGCCTACACAATACTTTGTCCTTTCCGCCATTGTCATCCACGAAGAAAAGTGGCTAGAAGTTTTAGACGATCTAATCCTTTTCAGAAAGTACTTAAAACAACGTTTCGGCCTTGGCATGAATGAAGAAATCCACGCTGCTGACTGGTTAAACAAAGACCCAAAATTAAAGGCAAACATAGTAAAAAATGATAGGCTTGACATCCTGAAAAAATGCCTAAACTGGCTTAACCAAAGGAATGACATCAGCATTTATTCCGTTAGATGTGATAAACATGCGAACCAAAGCAAAGATATTTTTGAATACACCTGGAAAGTATTTATCCAAAGATTTGAAAACACTTTATCACACAAAAACTTCCCCGGAGGCAATGCAACTGATAAAGGTGTATTAATTCCTGATGATACCCACGGGCAGAAGCTTACCGCGTTATTAAGGCAAATGAGAAGATTTAACCCCGTTCCAAATATGAGAGGATATGGAGGAGGAATGAGAAACATCAGATTGCGAGCCGTAATTGAAGATCCGATTATGAGAGATTCCAGTGAAAGCTACTTTCATCAAATGTCAGATATTGTAGCTTTTTTTGCCAGAATGAGCTATGAACCAAATAGGTACGTTAGGAAAAAAGGAGCCAGAACCTTTTACAATTTCTTGGGAAATGTTGTCAACCAAAAGGTAACTTTAAAACAGACAAACAATTGGATAGTGGAGATATAA
- a CDS encoding ADP-ribosylglycohydrolase family protein: protein MKSAHSISQIYIICFILLFFSLGLNAQKAKITAPLRDPQLTYQKYRPNPTDRILSRATYHQKLYGFWLGQCIANWTGLVTEMDKIGNIGEIKTGPFYTRADWGKPDQPSIWAAGIPSNLSPTIDFVLRGEGDVWGSDDDTDIEYIYQDLLYTQQTTILTGHQIREAWLKHIKSEEENFLWVSNQKAFDLMKAGLVPPATSDPKNNPEFEMIDAQLTTEIFGLFAPGRPDVALRMAHLPIQTTARENAEWISEYYVIMYSLASYVDENKSMSEKIQWMADAARKRLPNDSYSAKMYDFVKSRYQAKIPWEQTRDEVYQRYQVDQADGYDITAQGKYCNGCFAAGINFASSIISLLYGEGNLVETIKIGALAGWDSDNPTATWGGMLGFMLGKEGVEKAFGRKFANKFNIHRTRVGFPNDGIDTFDDMAERGVFIVDRAVQAQMGGGIDLKKDRWYIPEVGLNFLPGK from the coding sequence ATGAAAAGCGCTCACTCCATATCGCAGATTTATATTATTTGCTTCATTTTGTTGTTTTTTAGCCTCGGTCTAAATGCTCAAAAAGCCAAGATAACCGCTCCGCTTCGAGATCCTCAACTCACCTACCAAAAATACCGCCCCAACCCCACCGATCGCATCCTCTCCCGCGCCACCTACCACCAAAAACTCTACGGCTTTTGGCTTGGCCAGTGCATCGCCAACTGGACAGGTTTGGTGACTGAGATGGACAAAATTGGCAACATTGGCGAGATCAAAACCGGGCCTTTTTACACCCGTGCCGATTGGGGCAAACCGGATCAGCCCAGTATTTGGGCCGCGGGTATTCCCAGTAATTTGTCGCCAACTATTGATTTTGTGCTACGCGGTGAAGGCGATGTTTGGGGTTCCGACGACGATACCGACATCGAGTACATTTACCAAGACCTCCTGTACACACAGCAAACCACGATACTTACCGGCCACCAAATTCGGGAAGCTTGGCTCAAGCACATCAAGTCCGAAGAGGAAAATTTTCTCTGGGTATCCAATCAAAAAGCCTTTGACCTGATGAAAGCTGGACTGGTGCCGCCGGCTACAAGCGACCCGAAGAACAATCCCGAATTTGAAATGATCGACGCACAACTTACCACCGAAATTTTTGGTCTATTTGCGCCTGGTCGCCCTGACGTAGCTTTGAGGATGGCGCATTTGCCCATTCAAACTACTGCCCGCGAAAATGCCGAATGGATATCAGAGTATTATGTGATCATGTATTCTCTGGCCTCCTACGTGGATGAAAACAAATCCATGTCGGAAAAAATTCAGTGGATGGCTGATGCTGCCCGCAAACGCCTGCCCAACGATTCCTACTCCGCCAAAATGTACGACTTCGTCAAGAGCCGCTACCAGGCAAAGATCCCCTGGGAACAAACCCGCGACGAGGTGTACCAGCGTTATCAGGTGGACCAAGCGGATGGTTATGACATAACGGCACAAGGCAAATACTGCAATGGCTGCTTTGCTGCGGGCATCAACTTTGCCTCTAGCATCATCAGCCTCTTGTATGGCGAAGGCAATTTGGTGGAGACCATCAAAATTGGTGCCTTGGCGGGCTGGGATTCCGATAACCCTACCGCAACCTGGGGCGGCATGCTGGGCTTTATGTTGGGAAAAGAAGGCGTTGAAAAAGCCTTTGGACGCAAATTTGCCAATAAATTCAACATCCACCGCACCCGCGTTGGTTTCCCTAACGATGGCATCGATACCTTTGATGACATGGCCGAACGCGGTGTGTTCATCGTAGACCGCGCCGTACAAGCACAAATGGGTGGTGGTATTGACCTGAAAAAAGACCGGTGGTACATTCCTGAGGTCGGATTGAATTTTTTGCCTGGAAAATAA
- a CDS encoding sulfite exporter TauE/SafE family protein, which translates to MEFSIQSLSPIQWGVLILAALFIGLAKGGISNLGMSTVPLAAWYFGGKFSTGIILPMLIVADLTAVLYYRKNVEWRYYLKLLPWTVVGIVFGTWLGEVVSDELFKRIMGVIFAGSVGFMLYRDYRGITTIPHQWWFAVIMGILAGVTTMFGNLAGAATTVFFLAMQLPKQSYLGTAAWFFFSVNLIKTPFQILFWGTISWDTLKINLLLVPILLFGVAMGIWLVQRFSDRIFRRMTIGLCLVAMVLLFL; encoded by the coding sequence ATGGAATTTTCAATTCAATCTCTTAGCCCGATTCAATGGGGCGTATTGATCCTGGCGGCCCTGTTCATTGGTTTGGCCAAAGGAGGTATTTCCAATTTGGGCATGTCCACCGTCCCTCTGGCAGCCTGGTATTTTGGTGGAAAATTTTCTACCGGGATTATCCTCCCCATGCTCATTGTAGCCGATCTCACGGCCGTATTGTACTACCGCAAAAACGTAGAGTGGCGCTATTACTTGAAACTGTTGCCCTGGACGGTGGTGGGCATCGTATTTGGCACCTGGCTGGGAGAGGTAGTGAGCGACGAGTTGTTCAAACGCATTATGGGCGTGATTTTTGCCGGTAGTGTAGGTTTTATGTTGTACCGCGATTACCGGGGCATCACCACCATTCCGCACCAGTGGTGGTTTGCGGTTATTATGGGCATCCTGGCTGGGGTGACCACCATGTTTGGCAATTTGGCGGGCGCAGCGACGACCGTCTTTTTCCTCGCCATGCAATTGCCCAAGCAGAGCTATCTGGGTACGGCGGCCTGGTTTTTCTTCAGCGTCAATTTGATCAAAACTCCTTTTCAGATCCTCTTTTGGGGCACCATCTCCTGGGATACCCTTAAAATCAATTTGCTGCTCGTTCCAATCTTGCTTTTTGGCGTGGCCATGGGTATTTGGCTGGTGCAACGTTTTTCGGATCGTATTTTCCGGAGGATGACCATTGGGTTGTGTTTGGTGGCGATGGTGCTGTTGTTTTTGTGA
- a CDS encoding RNA polymerase sigma factor, giving the protein MEQQTEILLRKAREGDQHALNLLFRTWYRRAHQMAMRYVSDEHMAREAVQHAFMSVYQHLDQLQQSEKFVSWLYRTVINCCHMEGRKKQRSRLIELNLAEAHQPRAQMADRDLQLAERNRLLMDAVERLPEDQRTIVILKELDGMKFREIADLLQISENTAKSRLYVGLKNLKQILTQQRLIKEMYYEE; this is encoded by the coding sequence TTGGAGCAACAAACCGAAATACTCTTGCGTAAAGCCAGGGAGGGAGACCAGCACGCACTGAACCTACTCTTTCGCACCTGGTACCGCCGCGCACACCAAATGGCCATGCGCTATGTCTCCGACGAGCACATGGCTCGGGAGGCAGTGCAACACGCCTTCATGTCGGTGTACCAGCACCTGGATCAACTCCAGCAAAGCGAAAAATTCGTGAGCTGGCTGTACCGCACCGTGATCAATTGTTGCCACATGGAGGGGCGTAAAAAACAGCGCTCGCGGCTAATCGAACTGAACCTTGCAGAAGCGCATCAGCCCCGTGCCCAAATGGCCGATCGCGACCTACAATTGGCCGAACGCAACCGCCTGCTGATGGATGCCGTGGAACGCCTGCCCGAAGACCAGCGCACCATTGTCATCCTTAAGGAACTGGATGGTATGAAATTTCGGGAAATTGCCGACTTGTTGCAGATTTCCGAAAACACAGCCAAGTCGCGGCTTTATGTGGGCCTTAAAAATTTGAAGCAAATTCTGACGCAACAGCGCCTGATCAAAGAGATGTATTATGAAGAATGA
- a CDS encoding anti-sigma factor family protein: MKNEEADIIKLMDLLYSEGATVPEQTEAFLQEHPDLAQELDELREVRSALQGLQMPEAAPMPLFMPMPPAPAARVRRWAWPYWAAASIALILLGFTLAKVQMRFDHGELTIAFGKAIAPPNISTSVPALGALTAADTQAIQDLVRAELSHHYGKLEQSIALAEANLRKTNDSQRLQLVNQLQTELSALNQKQQMELTALVAASQADNLGKMVVAMQDAHSQQQEKLKWIVQQGFIDWNVKREKDLDRIKDEFSKVYAQVHYQKQEQDKFNRVLINQTNN; this comes from the coding sequence ATGAAGAATGAAGAAGCTGACATCATCAAATTGATGGATCTCCTGTATAGTGAAGGTGCTACCGTGCCGGAGCAAACCGAAGCCTTCTTGCAGGAGCATCCCGATTTGGCCCAAGAACTGGACGAATTGCGCGAAGTGCGCAGCGCCCTCCAGGGACTACAAATGCCCGAAGCAGCGCCCATGCCCTTGTTCATGCCCATGCCTCCAGCACCCGCCGCCCGGGTGCGGCGATGGGCCTGGCCGTATTGGGCAGCGGCATCAATAGCTTTAATTTTGTTGGGTTTTACCCTGGCCAAAGTCCAGATGCGTTTCGACCACGGCGAGCTGACCATTGCTTTTGGCAAAGCCATTGCGCCACCAAATATCAGTACCAGTGTACCAGCGTTGGGTGCCCTTACCGCTGCCGATACGCAGGCCATTCAGGATTTGGTGCGTGCTGAATTGTCACACCATTACGGCAAGTTGGAACAAAGTATTGCCCTGGCCGAGGCCAATTTGCGCAAAACCAACGATAGCCAGCGCCTACAATTGGTCAACCAACTGCAAACAGAACTGAGTGCGCTCAACCAAAAACAACAAATGGAACTCACCGCCCTAGTCGCCGCTTCACAGGCCGACAACTTGGGTAAAATGGTGGTGGCCATGCAGGATGCGCACAGCCAACAACAAGAAAAACTCAAGTGGATTGTTCAACAAGGATTCATCGATTGGAACGTCAAACGGGAGAAAGACCTGGATCGGATCAAAGATGAATTCAGCAAAGTTTACGCTCAGGTACATTACCAAAAGCAGGAACAAGACAAGTTTAACCGCGTATTAATCAATCAAACCAACAATTAA